The following proteins come from a genomic window of Salvia hispanica cultivar TCC Black 2014 chromosome 4, UniMelb_Shisp_WGS_1.0, whole genome shotgun sequence:
- the LOC125221845 gene encoding uncharacterized protein LOC125221845 isoform X2, with the protein MDFHSMNRKQLQTLCKRHKIPANLSNLEMANRLTKFLKEENVSEIESVGEVVNKKNKKVRFSPEHELFEFTRSPIQIKRRSRRNSVSGRDNNWSIEMEAETVGREGSTAQTGELKLVEAEVKQNKRGRKAVKCSDGKKVASAVDSCEDGQLVTEVRPVRMTRLRGKTEAEGEMICAKDDYKRDEKASDRVKNAGNTEIAENHSRVTRSKAQKVTEAPAAKEKKGRKEVKNIGKVAAVRAETGDNRNSLSKRGDEGEGKSAMGSDERSAGEHVTVEPQLALRRSKRKVNGVGGSEMLICDTREHEKVKGSTKTFKLLASGVPEVDTEISGVEGDQGRGAVLKIEEPIQKMEPRRSNRRKTVIDYTRLIGDTLRSSLTQSDIVPEASKDEKMVIQPIGVTRRSGRKTLSVKMVSTIDTDSAVENLNAEKPKSESCLGEKEIFAVVQKNTRVTRNTSKCKPPGSLDKVGTDSAAENIVAEKHISESCLGEKENVAAVQKNMRLTRNTSKCKPPGPLDKIGGDSNIHQKNKVTKRKRVHVSGDAMIKNNDTISGEQSLKGRSSEEVVSPTAKGKFSDEMTQPHRLDKPQTLDTSSHHNSSGIGVSLFLNVQLSVSKDSESANNLCSKNIISDVDLTSIKETHEMKEEVSAADSADNSCMNLANEGKLVNSNANAASTSKSAARGTESSASEDQICNSSIVEVKEGKLLWEFDVHESVEQNIKEVGRNGSEAWMYSQAEDSGCNNKINDQVFAEGLNVPEEEGSAETCSSADSFLNGDQSDVKTDLEVAETEVDEHVQPCVSLVDHHNDQDDLELGASSNILDINNEDTSRTPGAFKSCGTDYTYSKSSSKLKVPSLGMTVHHVDDVAKGFETFFHNSRASESAEADEGGCSKDQSNSSDQFNESNMPELCHSERNAGIVSPDKLCTDSTGVNLKKGHDDVQVDKLFDQEGRYRITPQEKENFSGEHSVEDFNEQGLSQHDSPSIAPTTMYNSTGDHKSSNSQETDPSSPSCVSETQAEKQKSLVANSNELAPSNKRQVTLSSASELAGNAVCFLKSSEMKHAGGLIADEDVNDENYDIDEEVSAEASISHVKSCSVNKIAAGSLGDVKFQDTAETVHEHKNLVARKTESDADEEASLATSRQIWTEAELQNLFGTSDEYAPPGLSDTFCQGSERANMTMSENKSTPSISGILTEKPEKEMDEESGIESDANIYGNALESLFATPVKITPCKTEETYSHGSILDGSVMSVQEGSVTMKGNVPTGVTSNEKAQNAGYEIENNLGTGAALPSHGGDGICEDVNEVESFDRVLDGSATSIQEWSEAMKENVATDVTSNEKENTAGYEIGGNLGTGAALSDNGGDDICEDVNKVERVLDGSVTSIQECSEAMKENVATDVTSNEKENTAGYEIEGNLGTGAALLSDNCGDDIWKDVNEVERVLDGSVTSIQECSEAMKENVATDVTSNEKENTAGYEIGGNLGTGAALSDNGGDDICEDVNEVERVLDGSVTSIQEYSEAMKENVATGVATNEKAHNAGYEVESNLGTGVALSNNGGDAIFEDVNEVESVELLNTFTGVLFEAEYDGCEALEDQLTHSKEECLLESNSITEEDIEEHAIPLAESCLNDEETEKSIISVSGSPRDLYELMSESRSCKSEAHNKFKGEMTQSTTSELSDANLQKSEVPENSHLPAACTNDHYNLRETSIKTSNEPEVENIGSSNRGISSLISLKVSPDCEESILGSDDQYEAKKLDEQDGNPKCSQDISDELHTTSEVAIQGNVSIGYNNSQELEQLVSSDELDSISKEAKGMETTTQTLNNTDAVAEHGSFACRASGGDKKLETGEPVLKLDEEKVQDAGFELENSSCVGDLLSDDGGEDTCGKMNDEEEQLPENTEECQKGASFIPEDNEEKVTSPETDSSNELTEEYLNILSGTPKNLDINGGCQDMLFDNALSESVIRKSIADYKSEQEIIQGSEVEDELSDADLQKSNISKNSQNVIDEGTYLPLSSEASPVSDELTQNKICGVMICDEVDTKGKSSQDVSDESHTNSEVAILKSLSDSNDQTEDAGRACSLELERTSLEINEAGTATQDLNKGVGPRELLLHARDEKSDSLKGDNSMKDIEEAETLTTQMVQFPVERHFEKNVEDFKNYTIALSNSPASGSDGILRESDVADTIKEYIDSESSLPVIFENSGASLPSDMLADTDEAVASEKSAMSIYEKDIAARRDCLTPMMEISSHSSKDEDTVPSLECLNTEQEEDTLSIRPAQVSEKAANSPERIDEGNTIKLDAVEDGHITACSTMRKNARTILIHGTPGKLIAADMKENELNQKRSNIGYITAARPAKRRPLQDLQGK; encoded by the exons ATGGATTTCCACTCCATGAATCGCAAACAGCTGCAGACATTATGCAAGAGGCACAAGATTCCCGCAAATTTGTCCAATCTCGAGATGGCCAACAGGCTCACGAAATTTCTCAAG GAAGAAAATGTGAGCGAAATCGAATCTGTGGGTGAGGTTGTGAATAAAAAGAACAAGAAAGTACGATTTAGTCCGGAGCATGAATTGTTTGAGTTTACCAGATCGCcaatacaaattaaaagaagaaGTAGGAGGAATTCTGTTTCAGGGAGAGATAATAATTGGTCAATTGAAATGGAGGCAGAAACTGTGGGTAGAGAGGGTAGCACTGCGCAGACTGGAGAGTTGAAGTTGGTGGAGGCAGAGGTTAAGCAGAATAAGAGAGGAAGGAAGGCTGTGAAATGTAGTGATGGAAAAAAAGTTGCTTCTGCTGTTGATAGTTGTGAAGATGGACAGTTGGTAACGGAAGTTAGGCCAGTTAGAATGACGCGGCTGAGAGGGAAGACGGAAGCAGAGGGCGAGATGATATGTGCAAAAGATGATTATAAGAGGGATGAGAAAGCTTCAGATAGAGTCAAGAATGCTGGGAACACTGAGATTGCGGAGAATCATAGTAGGGTTACCAGGTCTAAGGCACAGAAAGTGACAGAAGCTCCTGCAGCAAAGGAGAAAAAAGGGAgaaaagaagtgaaaaatattGGTAAGGTAGCTGCTGTTAGAGCTGAGACTGGTGACAATAGAAACTCTTTGAGTAAGAGAGGGGATGAGGGTGAAGGAAAATCAGCTATGGGTTCGGATGAGAGATCTGCAGGAGAACATGTGACTGTTGAACCTCAACTTGCTTTAAGGAGATCTAAAAGGAAAGTGAACGGGGTTGGTGGATCTGAGATGTTGATTTGCGATACAAGGGAACATGAAAAGGTCAAGGGCTCAACAAAGACCTTCAAGTTGTTGGCTTCAGGTGTTCCTGAAGTGGATACAGAAATTAGTGGAGTTGAAGGTGATCAAGGTAGAGGAGCAGTTCTGAAAATTGAAGAACCCATTCAAAAGATGGAACCCCGAAGAAGTAACAGGAGGAAGACTGTGATTGATTATACTCGTCTTATAGGTGATACATTGAGAAGCTCACTGACACAGTCAGACATTGTTCCTGAAGCTTCTAAAGATGAGAAGATGGTTATCCAGCCTATTGGAGTTACAAGGAGGTCTGGGCGTAAGACCTTAAGTGTGAAAATGGTTTCTACTATTGATACTGATTCAGCTGTAGAGAATCTCAATGCAGAAAAGCCTAAAAGCGAATCATGTCTAGGAGAGAAGGAGATTTTTGCAGTAGTTCAGAAGAATACGCGAGTAACAAGGAATACTTCCAAATGTAAGCCACCAGGGTCTCTAGACAAGGTTGGTACTGATTCAGCTGCAGAGAATATTGTTGCAGAAAAGCATATAAGTGAATCATGTTTAGGAGAGAAGGAGAATGTTGCAGCAGTTCAGAAGAATATGCGATTAACAAGGAATACTTCCAAATGTAAGCCACCAGGGCCTCTAGACAAGATTGGTGGAGATTCTAATATTCACCAGAAGAACAAAGTAACGAAGAGAAAAAGGGTTCATGTCTCAGGAGATGCAATGATAAAGAACAATGATACAATCTCTGGAGAACAGTCATTGAAAGGTAGAAGCAGTGAGGAAGTTGTGTCTCCAACTGCCAAAGGCAAATTTTCTGATGAGATGACCCAACCACACAGACTAGACAAACCCCAGACACTTGACACTTCATCTCATCACAATTCTTCGGGAATTGGGGTATCGTTGTTCTTGAATGTTCAGCTGTCCGTTTCAAAAGATTCAGAAAGTGCTAACAACTTGTgttccaaaaatatcattagTGATGTGGATCTGACATCTATAAAAGAGACTCATGAAATGAAGGAAGAGGTCTCTGCTGCTGATAGTGCTGACAATTCTTGTATGAACTTGGCCAAtgaaggaaagttggtgaactCAAACGCAAATGCAGCATCCACATCCAAGAGTGCAGCTCGGGGCACTGAGTCCTCAGCTTCTGAGGATCAAATTTGTAACAGCAGCATTGTGGAAGTGAAAGAGGGCAAGTTACTATGGGAGTTTGATGTCCATGAATCAGTTGAGCAGAATATAAAAGAAGTGGGTAGGAATGGCTCAGAAGCTTGGATGTATAGCCAAGCAGAAGATTCTGGAtgcaacaacaaaatcaatgaCCAAGTATTTGCAGAAGGCTTAAATGTTCCCGAAGAGGAAGGTTCTGCTGAGACATGCTCTTCTGCTGACAGCTTTTTGAATGGTGATCAATCAGATGTTAAGA CTGACCTAGAAGTAGCAGAGACTGAAGTGGATGAACACGTACAACCATGTGTCAGCTTGGTTGATCACCATAATGATCAAGATGACTTAGAGTTAGGAGCATCCAGTAATATTCTGGACATCAATAATGAAGATACATCCCGAACACCTGGAGCCTTTAAGTCTTGTG GGACCGATTATACCTACTCAAAGAGTTCTTCAAAACTGAAGGTGCCATCTTTAGGCATGACTGTGCATCATGTTGATGATGTGGCCAAAGGATTTGAAACCTTCTTCCATAACAGTAGAGCTTCAGAATCGGCTGAAGCTGATGAAGGAGGTTGCTCAAAAGATCAAAGTAATTCAAGTGACCAGTTCAATGAATCCAATATGCCTGAGCTATGTCATAGTGAAAGAAATGCTGGAATAGTCTCACCTGATAAGCTTTGTACCGATAGCACTGgtgttaatttaaaaaaaggtcATGATGATGTTCAAGTGGATAAGTTATTTGATCAAGAAGGAAGATACAGGATCACACCACAAGAGAAGGAAAACTTTTCTGGTGAACATTCAGTCGAGGATTTTAATGAGCAAGGGCTGTCACAACATGATTCCCCTTCTATAGCACCCACAACCATGTACAACAGCACTGGAGATCATAAGAGCTCTAATTCACAGGAAACCGATCCTTCTAGCCCCTCTTGTGTTTCTGAAACTCAAG CGGAGAAGCAAAAGAGTCTAGTGGCCAATTCCAATGAACTTGCACCCTCTAATAAGAGGCAGGTAACTTTGAGCAGTGCAAGTGAACTGGCAGGAAATGCAGTATGCTTCTTGAAGAGTTCTGAGATGAAACATGCTGGAGGCCTCATTGCTGATGAAGATG TCAATGATGAAAACTATGACATAGATGAAGAGGTTTCGGCCGAGGCAAGCATTTCACATGTCAAAAGTTGCTCTGTCAACAAGATAGCGGCTGGAAGTCTTGGTGATGTGAAGTTTCAAGACACCGCGGAAACTGTACATGAACACAAAAACCTGGTGGCAAGGAAGACAGAGTCAGATGCAGATGAAGAGGCTAGTCTTGCGACATCTAGGCAAATCTGGACAG AAGCTGAACTTCAGAATCTGTTTGGAACCTCGGACGAATATGCTCCTCCTGGTCTAAGTGACACTTTCTGTCAAGGATCTGAACGAGCAAATATGACAATGTCAGAGAACAAATCAACTCCCAGCATTAGTGGCATCTTGACCGAGAAGCCGGAAAAAGAGATGGATGAAGAAAGTGGTATCGAGAGTGATGCTAACATCTATG GAAATGCGCTAGAATCTCTGTTTGCAACACCAGTAAAGATTACTCCCTGCAAGACAGAAGAAACCTATTCTCATGGCAGTATATTGGACGGAAGTGTGATGTCGGTTCAGGAAGGGTCGGTGACAATGAAGGGAAATGTTCCTACAGGAGTTACGTCCAATGAAAAGGCTCAGAATGCTGGATATGAGATTGAGAACAACTTAGGCACTGGAGCTGCATTACCAAGTCATGGTGGAGATGGCATTTGCGAAGATGTAAATGAGGTTGAGAGTTTTGACAGAGTATTGGACGGAAGTGCAACATCGATTCAGGAATGGTCAGAGGCAATGAAGGAAAATGTTGCTACAGATGTTACGTCcaatgaaaaggaaaatactGCTGGATATGAGATTGGGGGCAACTTAGGCACTGGAGCTGCATTATCAGATAATGGTGGGGATGACATTTGCGAAGATGTAAACAAGGTTGAGAGGGTATTGGATGGAAGTGTGACATCGATTCAGGAATGCTCAGAGGCAATGAAGGAAAATGTTGCTACAGACGTTACGTCcaatgaaaaggaaaatactGCTGGATATGAGATTGAGGGCAACTTAGGCACTGGAGCTGCATTATTATCAGATAATTGTGGGGATGACATTTGGAAAGATGTAAACGAGGTTGAGAGGGTATTGGATGGAAGTGTGACATCGATTCAGGAATGCTCAGAGGCAATGAAGGAAAATGTTGCTACAGACGTTACGTCcaatgaaaaggaaaatactGCTGGATATGAGATTGGGGGCAACTTAGGCACTGGAGCTGCATTATCAGATAATGGTGGGGATGACATTTGCGAAGATGTAAATGAGGTTGAGAGAGTATTGGATGGAAGTGTGACATCGATTCAGGAATACTCAGAGGCAATGAAGGAAAATGTTGCTACAGGAGTTGCAACCAATGAAAAGGCACATAATGCAGGATATGAGGTTGAGAGCAACTTAGGCACTGGAGTTGCTTTATCAAATAATGGCGGAGATGCCATTTTTGAAGATGTAAATGAGGTTGAGAGTGTTGAATTGCTGAATACTTTCACTGGAGTTCTTTTTGAAGCTGAATATGACGGTTGTGAAGCTTTGGAGGATCAGTTGACCCATAGCAAAGAGGAGTGCCTTCTAGAAAGTAATTCAATAACAGAAGAAGACATAGAAGAGCATGCCATTCCTCTAGCAGAATCCTGTCTTAATGACGAAGAAACAGAGAAAAGTATTATAAGCGTATCTGGGTCACCACGGGATTTATATGAACTTATGTCAGAATCACGTAGTTGTAAGAGTGAAGCTCATAATAAGTTTAAGGGGGAAATGACTCAAAGTACTACATCTGAATTATCTGATGCCAATCTTCAGAAATCTGAGGTTCCTGAGAACAGCCATCTTCCTGCTGCCTGCACTAATGATCATTACAATTTAAGGGAAACATCGATCAAGACTTCCAATGAACCAGAAGTGGAAAATATTGGCAGCTCCAATAGAG GTATATCTTCCCTGATTTCTTTGAAGGTCTCTCCTGATTGTGAAGAATCAATACTAGGGAGTGATGATCAATATGAAGCCAAGAAATTGGATGAGCAAGATGGAAATCCAAAGTGCTCCCAGGATATTTCTGACGAATTGCATACCACCAGTGAAGTGGCAATTCAGGGAAATGTTTCAATTGGTTACAATAACAGTCAGGAACTGGAGCAGCTTGTAAGTTCTGATGAACTTGACAGCATAAGTAAGGAGGCCAAAGGGATGGAAACGACCACACAGACATTAAATAACACAGATGCAGTTGCAG AGCATGGATCATTTGCCTGCAGGGCATCTGGAGGTGATAAAAAGTTAGAAACTGGAGAGCCTGTTCTTAAATTAGATGAGGAAAAGGTGCAAGATGCTGGATTTGAACTTGAAAACAGCTCATGCGTTGGAGATTTATTGTCAGATGATGGCGGAGAAGACACTTGTGGAAAGATGAACGATGAGGAGGAGCAGTTGCCTGAGAACACAGAGGAGTGCCAGAAAGGAGCTAGCTTCATCCCAGAAGACAATGAAGAAAAGGTCACTTCTCCAGAAACAGACAGTAGCAATGAATTGACAGAGGAATATCTTAACATCTTGTCTGGCACACCAAAGAATTTGGATATAAATGGAGGCTGCCAAGACATGTTATTTGATAATGCTCTGTCAGAAAGCGTCATTCGTAAGAGTATAGCTGATTATAAATCCGAGCAGGAGATTATACAAGGTAGTGAAGTTGAAGATGAGTTATCTGATGCTGATCTACAAAAGTCTAACATTTCTAAGAACAGTCAGAATGTCATAGATGAAG GTACCTATCTGCCTCTATCTTCAGAGGCCTCCCCTGTCTCTGATGAActtacacaaaacaaaatttgtggAGTTATGATTTGCGATGAGGTAGATACGAAAGGAAAATCCTCTCAAGATGTGTCTGATGAGTCGCATACCAACAGTGAAGTGGCCATTCTAAAAAGCCTTTCAGATAGTAACGACCAGACTGAGGATGCTGGGCGTGCTTGCAGTCTTGAACTTGAGAGAACATCCCTGGAGATAAATGAGGCAGGCACAGCGACACAGGATCTTAACAAAGGTGTTGGTCCTAGAG AACTGCTTCTCCATgcaagagatgaaaaaagtgaCAGTTTAAAGGGAGACAATAGCATGAAGGACATTGAAGAGGCTGAGACTTTAACTACTCAAATGGTTCAGTTTCCCGTTGAGCGTCATTTTGAGAAGAATGTGGAAGACTTCAAGAATTATACTATCGCACTCTCAAATTCACCAGCCTCTGGATCTGATGGGATTTTAAGGGAAAGTGATGTTGCAGATACAATTAAAGAGTACATTGATTCTGAATCTTCTCTGCCTGTGATCTTTGAA